One Mailhella massiliensis DNA segment encodes these proteins:
- a CDS encoding ferredoxin-thioredoxin reductase catalytic domain-containing protein: MTPEQLLDCLAKGAAAKGYYLHADHEHCLGTAESLLANKERYGYMCCPCRLACSDRQQDSDIICPCVYRDADIAEYGACFCSFYVSEEHKDDPDFFPEVEERRDPSRGL, translated from the coding sequence ATGACGCCGGAACAACTGCTTGATTGTCTGGCCAAGGGGGCCGCAGCCAAAGGATACTATCTTCACGCCGATCATGAACACTGCCTCGGTACGGCGGAAAGCCTGCTGGCCAACAAGGAGCGCTACGGCTACATGTGCTGCCCCTGCCGCCTTGCCTGTTCCGACAGGCAGCAGGACAGCGACATCATCTGTCCCTGCGTGTACCGCGATGCCGACATAGCCGAATACGGGGCGTGTTTCTGCTCCTTCTACGTTTCCGAGGAACATAAGGACGACCCGGACTTCTTCCCCGAAGTGGAAGAACGGCGCGATCCTTCCCGCGGTCTGTAA
- the trpA gene encoding tryptophan synthase subunit alpha, with the protein MHILEKKIRAANAAGRTALIPFVTAGFPSRERFWDILRELDENGADIMEIGVPFSDPVADGPVVAEASQRVLNDGVTLRGILQGLKARKGGFRAGIVLMGYMNPFLQYGLERLAREAEEAGVHGFIVPDLPYDEAGRVREILAAHSLALIPLVGPNTPKERMKLYADVSEGYVYVVSVMGTTGERDRLPPEVPEVLSRVRGVFALPAALGFGLRAPEQLAALPGKIRPDAAVFGSALLRHIDGGGSPASFLRIWRS; encoded by the coding sequence ATGCATATTCTGGAAAAGAAGATTCGCGCCGCCAACGCGGCGGGCCGCACGGCGCTCATTCCCTTTGTGACGGCGGGTTTTCCTTCACGGGAAAGATTCTGGGACATTCTCCGCGAGCTTGACGAAAACGGTGCGGACATCATGGAAATAGGCGTGCCTTTTTCCGACCCCGTGGCCGACGGCCCCGTGGTGGCGGAAGCTTCGCAGCGGGTGTTGAATGACGGCGTGACGCTCCGCGGCATTCTGCAGGGACTCAAGGCGCGCAAAGGCGGGTTCCGGGCGGGCATCGTGCTCATGGGGTACATGAATCCCTTCCTTCAGTACGGTCTGGAAAGGCTTGCCCGCGAAGCGGAAGAGGCGGGCGTGCACGGCTTCATCGTGCCGGATCTGCCCTATGACGAGGCCGGACGGGTACGGGAGATTCTCGCCGCGCATTCTCTGGCGCTCATCCCTCTTGTGGGGCCCAATACCCCGAAGGAGCGCATGAAGCTCTACGCCGATGTTTCGGAAGGCTATGTGTATGTGGTTTCCGTCATGGGGACCACGGGCGAGAGGGATCGCCTGCCCCCGGAGGTGCCGGAGGTGCTCTCGCGCGTGCGCGGGGTGTTTGCCCTGCCTGCGGCCCTCGGCTTCGGCCTGCGTGCGCCGGAGCAGCTTGCCGCCCTGCCCGGAAAGATACGTCCCGATGCGGCGGTGTTCGGCAGCGCGCTGCTCAGGCACATCGACGGAGGCGGCTCTCCTGCGTCGTTCCTGCGTATCTGGAGAAGCTGA
- a CDS encoding phosphoribosylanthranilate isomerase gives MRIKICGMSSQRAVDAAAELGVEFCGFVFHEASPRNVTPHQVSALDTHGMKRVGVFVRQSAEEIRDIVRLARLDYVQLHGSQSADFARAFPAESVIRVLWPAGCASRKELEENIAAFAGTCGCYLLDAGMGSGRELDWGALSGLRFPHPWFLSGGLGPENAARALGLCTPDGLDFNSKLETSPGVKDESLMTQAVERVRLWEAAGGGAGSAEAERSAACAVCGPEGDTL, from the coding sequence ATGCGGATTAAAATCTGCGGCATGAGCAGTCAGCGCGCGGTGGATGCCGCGGCGGAGCTCGGCGTGGAGTTCTGCGGCTTCGTGTTTCATGAAGCGAGTCCGCGCAACGTCACGCCGCATCAGGTTTCGGCGCTGGATACGCACGGCATGAAGCGTGTGGGCGTTTTCGTGCGGCAGAGCGCGGAAGAGATACGGGATATCGTGCGCCTTGCACGCCTTGACTATGTGCAGCTGCACGGCTCACAGAGCGCGGATTTCGCCCGGGCCTTTCCGGCGGAGAGCGTCATCCGCGTACTCTGGCCGGCAGGCTGCGCCTCGCGGAAGGAGCTTGAGGAGAATATCGCCGCCTTTGCCGGAACATGCGGCTGCTATCTTCTCGATGCGGGCATGGGCAGCGGCAGGGAACTGGACTGGGGGGCGCTGAGCGGACTTCGCTTCCCGCACCCGTGGTTTCTTTCCGGCGGGCTCGGTCCGGAGAATGCGGCGCGGGCTCTGGGCCTCTGCACGCCGGACGGGCTCGACTTCAATTCGAAACTGGAAACCTCTCCCGGCGTGAAGGATGAATCGCTCATGACTCAGGCCGTGGAGAGGGTGCGACTGTGGGAAGCCGCCGGAGGCGGCGCAGGCTCCGCAGAGGCGGAGCGTTCGGCGGCCTGCGCCGTGTGCGGGCCGGAAGGAGATACGCTGTGA
- a CDS encoding zinc metalloprotease HtpX yields the protein MTSQLKTLLLMAGLSAVLIVMGSALGGRQGILVALVFAVIMNIGSFWFSDKIVLSMYRAQELSPEDAPMVHDMVADLARRAGVPKPRLYIVPQEAPNAFATGRDPEHGVIAVTDGIMRLLPPEQLRGVLAHEMAHIAHRDILIQTVAGVLASAITAIANMLQFSMIFGGARDEEGNSNPLAAIAMMILGPLAAALIQMAISRRREYMADAAGASYCADPMALAGALNNLDAYSRHIPMQANPATENMFIVSPLSGESLRRMFSTHPPMEERIANLQEMARTGRYPG from the coding sequence ATGACCAGCCAGCTTAAAACCCTTCTTCTCATGGCCGGCCTTTCCGCCGTGCTCATCGTCATGGGCAGCGCCCTCGGCGGCCGTCAGGGCATTCTCGTCGCCCTTGTGTTCGCCGTCATCATGAACATCGGAAGCTTCTGGTTTTCCGACAAGATCGTGCTGTCCATGTACCGCGCGCAGGAACTTTCCCCCGAAGACGCCCCCATGGTGCACGACATGGTGGCCGACCTCGCCCGCCGGGCGGGCGTGCCCAAGCCCAGGCTCTACATCGTGCCGCAGGAGGCTCCCAACGCCTTCGCCACGGGACGCGACCCGGAACACGGCGTCATTGCCGTGACCGACGGCATCATGCGCCTTCTGCCGCCGGAACAGCTGCGCGGCGTGCTGGCCCATGAAATGGCCCACATCGCCCACCGCGACATTCTCATCCAGACGGTGGCGGGCGTGCTGGCCTCGGCCATTACGGCCATCGCCAACATGCTGCAGTTCAGCATGATCTTCGGCGGCGCGCGCGACGAGGAAGGCAACAGCAATCCCCTCGCGGCCATCGCCATGATGATACTCGGCCCCCTTGCCGCCGCCCTCATACAGATGGCCATTTCCCGACGCCGCGAGTACATGGCCGACGCCGCAGGCGCTTCCTACTGCGCCGACCCCATGGCCCTTGCCGGAGCGCTGAACAACCTCGACGCCTACAGCCGTCATATTCCCATGCAGGCCAACCCCGCCACGGAAAACATGTTCATCGTGTCGCCCCTTTCCGGGGAATCGCTGCGCCGCATGTTCAGCACGCATCCGCCCATGGAAGAGCGCATCGCAAACCTGCAGGAAATGGCCCGCACCGGCCGCTACCCCGGCTGA
- the trpB gene encoding tryptophan synthase subunit beta, producing MRKGYFGDFGGCFVPELLMPPLVELEEAMASILPSREFQQELQELLHDYAGRETPLTFCPSLSAELGFELWLKREDLLHTGAHKINNTLGQALLARHMGKTALIAETGAGQHGVATAAAAARLGMKCTVFMGAEDVERQSANVRRMRLMGAEVVPVESGSRTLKDAINAALRAWISLQGSTHYCFGTAAGPYPFPDLVREFQSVIGREARAQMLEKTGHLPDAVVAAVGGGSNAIGMFSPFVPDAPVRLIGVEAGGTGEEGCMHSAAINLGRPGVLHGEYTMLLQDEDGQILPSGSISAGLDYPGVGPEHAYLAASGRVKYAVAYDDEALAAFQKLCRAEGILPALESSHALAYVLAHPEDFAPESRVLVNLSGRGDKDMDIVEKALGL from the coding sequence GTGAGAAAAGGATATTTCGGAGATTTCGGCGGCTGCTTCGTGCCGGAGCTGCTCATGCCGCCGCTGGTGGAACTGGAAGAGGCCATGGCCTCCATACTGCCCTCGCGTGAATTTCAGCAGGAACTTCAGGAGCTGCTGCACGACTATGCGGGCCGCGAAACGCCGCTCACCTTCTGCCCCTCGCTGTCGGCGGAGCTGGGCTTTGAGCTGTGGCTCAAGCGCGAGGATCTGCTGCATACCGGCGCGCACAAGATCAACAATACCCTGGGGCAGGCGCTGCTTGCCCGCCATATGGGCAAGACGGCCCTCATTGCGGAAACGGGCGCGGGGCAGCACGGCGTGGCCACGGCTGCCGCGGCGGCAAGGCTCGGCATGAAGTGCACCGTGTTCATGGGCGCGGAAGACGTGGAGCGGCAGTCGGCCAACGTGCGCAGGATGCGCCTCATGGGCGCGGAAGTGGTGCCTGTGGAAAGCGGTTCCCGCACGCTGAAGGACGCCATCAACGCCGCTCTTCGCGCGTGGATATCGCTTCAGGGCAGCACGCATTACTGCTTCGGCACGGCGGCGGGGCCGTATCCCTTCCCCGACCTCGTGCGGGAGTTTCAGAGCGTCATCGGCCGCGAGGCCCGCGCGCAGATGCTGGAGAAGACGGGGCATCTGCCCGACGCCGTGGTGGCGGCCGTGGGCGGCGGTTCCAACGCCATAGGCATGTTCTCGCCCTTCGTGCCGGATGCCCCGGTGCGTCTCATCGGCGTGGAGGCAGGAGGCACGGGAGAGGAAGGCTGTATGCATTCGGCGGCCATCAATCTCGGCCGTCCCGGCGTGCTGCACGGGGAATACACCATGCTGCTTCAGGATGAGGACGGGCAGATTCTGCCTTCCGGTTCCATTTCCGCCGGTCTGGATTACCCCGGCGTGGGGCCGGAACACGCGTATCTCGCCGCCTCGGGCCGCGTGAAATATGCGGTGGCCTACGACGACGAGGCCCTTGCCGCGTTTCAGAAGCTCTGCCGGGCGGAGGGAATACTCCCTGCTCTGGAATCCTCCCACGCGCTTGCCTATGTGCTTGCCCATCCCGAAGACTTCGCGCCGGAAAGCCGCGTGCTGGTCAACCTTTCCGGCCGGGGCGACAAGGACATGGACATCGTGGAAAAGGCCCTCGGCCTTTAG
- a CDS encoding histidinol-phosphatase, whose protein sequence is MGYHEKVPLTIIKEHVMIRVDLHTHTNHSHARDSVRQMFEAGREKGLLVQGFSEHSPRPEGYDYPSEYRDHLAATFDAYLAEVDELKKEQEASGVTVLLGLEVDWLEKEEAYIRQMVAAHEYDYLIAGIHFLDRWGFDASACDWEKLDREERFHLYGRYYRTMKAMADTRLFQIVAHPDLIKIFSVDDFRRWLALPSSMDLIGDALTAVRDAGMAMEISSAGLRKPCHEIYPGPEILHLARQIGLPITFASDSHATEQVAWNFDALARCAAFEGWRESMVFRRGEVMSLPFTTD, encoded by the coding sequence ATGGGCTATCATGAAAAGGTTCCTCTCACCATCATCAAGGAGCATGTCATGATCCGCGTGGATCTCCATACCCATACCAACCACTCCCACGCCCGCGACAGCGTCCGTCAGATGTTCGAGGCAGGCCGGGAAAAGGGGCTTCTCGTACAGGGATTTTCCGAACACTCCCCGCGCCCGGAAGGTTACGACTATCCCAGCGAATACCGCGATCACCTCGCCGCCACCTTCGACGCCTATCTGGCCGAGGTGGACGAGCTGAAAAAGGAGCAGGAAGCCTCGGGCGTTACCGTTCTGCTCGGCCTTGAGGTGGACTGGCTGGAAAAGGAAGAAGCCTACATAAGGCAGATGGTTGCCGCTCATGAGTACGACTATCTCATTGCGGGCATCCACTTTCTGGATCGCTGGGGATTCGACGCCTCCGCCTGCGACTGGGAAAAGCTCGACCGTGAGGAACGCTTCCACCTCTACGGACGCTACTACCGCACCATGAAGGCCATGGCCGACACGCGGCTTTTCCAGATTGTGGCGCACCCCGACCTCATCAAGATTTTTTCCGTGGACGATTTCCGCCGATGGCTCGCCCTGCCCTCCTCCATGGATCTCATCGGCGACGCGCTCACCGCCGTGCGCGATGCGGGCATGGCCATGGAAATTTCCTCCGCAGGTCTGCGCAAGCCCTGCCATGAAATCTATCCCGGCCCGGAAATTCTGCACCTCGCCCGGCAGATAGGCCTGCCCATCACCTTCGCTTCCGACAGCCACGCCACCGAACAGGTAGCCTGGAACTTCGACGCGCTGGCGCGCTGCGCCGCCTTCGAGGGCTGGCGCGAAAGCATGGTCTTCCGTCGCGGGGAGGTCATGTCCCTGCCCTTCACCACGGACTGA
- the trpD gene encoding anthranilate phosphoribosyltransferase, producing MFLLIDNYDSFTYNLVQAFCRLGHRPRVVKNDDPGLVALANDPSLRMVCISPGPGHPSKAGYCLEFLRQLSPRIPVLGVCLGHQILGLYAGAEVTAAPVIMHGKTSEIVHDGKGIYRGMPNPMIVGRYHSLVIRLDDEHRNPLLSVSARGPQGEVMSISFRDRPWVGVQYHPESILTPDGLRLLENFPGSLLPTVHAAPTISSILESVSRGRDLTEEEAEVAFGSMLDGTMTPAQAGALLMGLRMKGEKPSELAAAIRIMLSRAVKVPGVPEKCIDIVGTGGDGKHSFNCSTATSLTLAGMGYRMLKHGNRAVSSTSGAADALEGLGIPMEKDPDAIVEMLKERNFAFQYAPYFHPAFANVGPVRKQLGMRTMFNMLGPMLNPACPDYLMMGVGDPEQVDLIAATLQRRPFHKVAVFNGAGGYDELTTMGKTRIVLITDGVMDEMVFDPSLYGFVPCEPEDLEVRDKEEATAVLKEILAGRGPRPMRDMVVVNAAFAIYMLEETKSLEECVAMARKGVEEGAGMRVLS from the coding sequence ATGTTCCTGCTTATCGATAATTACGATTCCTTTACCTACAATCTGGTGCAGGCCTTCTGCCGCCTGGGGCACAGGCCCCGCGTGGTGAAGAACGACGATCCCGGTCTGGTGGCGCTTGCCAACGATCCTTCGCTGCGCATGGTCTGCATTTCCCCCGGGCCGGGTCATCCTTCAAAGGCCGGGTACTGCCTGGAGTTTCTGCGGCAGCTCAGTCCCCGCATTCCGGTGCTCGGCGTATGCCTCGGTCATCAGATACTGGGGCTTTACGCCGGAGCGGAGGTGACGGCGGCCCCCGTCATCATGCACGGCAAGACGTCGGAAATCGTGCACGACGGCAAGGGCATCTACCGGGGTATGCCCAACCCCATGATCGTGGGACGCTACCATTCCCTTGTCATACGGCTGGACGACGAGCACAGGAATCCGCTTCTTTCGGTATCGGCGCGCGGGCCTCAGGGCGAGGTCATGTCCATAAGCTTCAGGGACCGTCCGTGGGTGGGCGTGCAGTATCATCCCGAATCCATACTCACGCCGGACGGTCTGCGCCTTCTGGAAAACTTCCCCGGCAGTCTCCTGCCCACGGTGCACGCCGCGCCCACCATCAGTTCCATTCTGGAATCCGTATCCCGGGGGCGCGACCTGACGGAGGAGGAAGCGGAAGTGGCCTTCGGTTCCATGCTGGACGGCACCATGACGCCCGCGCAGGCCGGGGCCCTGCTCATGGGCCTGCGGATGAAGGGCGAAAAGCCTTCCGAGCTGGCCGCCGCCATACGCATCATGCTTTCCCGCGCCGTAAAGGTGCCGGGCGTGCCGGAAAAGTGCATCGACATCGTGGGTACCGGCGGCGACGGCAAGCATTCCTTCAACTGTTCCACGGCCACGTCGCTCACTCTGGCGGGCATGGGATACCGTATGCTCAAGCACGGCAACCGGGCGGTTTCCTCCACCTCCGGCGCGGCGGATGCCCTGGAAGGACTGGGCATTCCCATGGAAAAGGACCCGGACGCCATCGTGGAAATGCTGAAGGAGCGCAACTTCGCCTTCCAGTACGCCCCCTATTTCCACCCGGCCTTCGCCAACGTGGGGCCGGTACGCAAGCAGCTCGGTATGCGCACCATGTTCAACATGCTCGGCCCCATGCTGAACCCGGCCTGCCCCGACTACCTCATGATGGGCGTGGGCGACCCGGAGCAGGTGGATCTCATTGCGGCCACGCTTCAGCGGCGTCCCTTCCACAAGGTGGCGGTGTTCAACGGGGCGGGCGGCTACGACGAGCTGACCACCATGGGGAAAACGCGCATCGTGCTCATTACCGACGGCGTGATGGATGAAATGGTGTTCGATCCTTCCCTTTACGGTTTCGTTCCCTGCGAGCCGGAAGATCTGGAAGTGCGCGACAAGGAGGAGGCCACGGCCGTGCTCAAGGAAATTCTGGCCGGTCGCGGGCCCCGCCCCATGCGCGACATGGTTGTGGTGAACGCGGCCTTCGCCATCTACATGCTGGAGGAAACGAAGAGCCTTGAAGAATGCGTGGCCATGGCCCGGAAGGGCGTGGAGGAAGGCGCAGGCATGAGGGTATTGTCATGA
- a CDS encoding tRNA (cytidine(34)-2'-O)-methyltransferase translates to MHIVLYHPEIPPNTGNIARLCAGTGTRLHLIEPLGFSIDDRHLRRAGLDYWPHVDVSVWPSLEAYLAADGAGRRLVATSARRGDAVQHFAFSPEDSLLFGPESRGLPQSVQDMAQAHVRIPIRDCIRSLNLSTSAGIVLYMALARVDGLENW, encoded by the coding sequence CTGCACATTGTTCTTTATCACCCGGAAATTCCGCCGAACACCGGCAACATCGCCCGCCTGTGCGCGGGGACGGGCACGCGGCTTCATCTCATCGAACCCCTGGGCTTTTCCATCGACGACAGGCATCTGCGCAGGGCGGGGCTTGATTACTGGCCGCATGTGGATGTGAGCGTATGGCCTTCGCTGGAGGCGTATCTTGCCGCCGACGGTGCAGGCAGGCGCCTTGTGGCCACCAGCGCAAGGCGAGGGGACGCTGTGCAGCATTTCGCCTTTTCCCCGGAAGACAGCCTGCTTTTCGGCCCGGAATCCAGAGGGCTTCCCCAGAGCGTGCAGGACATGGCGCAGGCGCATGTGCGCATTCCCATAAGGGACTGCATCCGAAGCCTCAATCTCTCCACGTCCGCAGGCATCGTCCTCTATATGGCGCTGGCCCGGGTGGACGGCCTCGAAAACTGGTAG
- a CDS encoding glutaredoxin family protein, with amino-acid sequence MNSSIAIIAAIAVVAVIAVLFLRKKNAPVKEEAPEEKGPQGDPELYALGMNPISEKPIMYALTTCQHCKNTRKFLDANNVDYIVIYLDEYSGSQRSDLMEKVRTYNPRGTFPTILVPGGKVIVGFRKQLMQEALIHDAGTTA; translated from the coding sequence ATGAATTCTTCCATCGCCATCATTGCCGCCATCGCCGTCGTCGCCGTTATCGCGGTTCTTTTTCTGAGAAAGAAAAACGCCCCCGTCAAAGAAGAGGCCCCGGAAGAAAAGGGTCCTCAGGGGGATCCTGAACTGTACGCTCTCGGGATGAACCCCATCTCCGAAAAGCCCATCATGTACGCTCTCACCACCTGCCAGCACTGCAAGAACACCAGGAAATTCCTGGATGCCAACAACGTCGACTACATCGTCATTTATCTGGACGAGTATTCCGGCTCGCAGCGTTCCGACCTCATGGAAAAAGTGCGTACCTACAATCCTCGCGGAACCTTCCCCACCATTCTCGTGCCCGGCGGAAAGGTGATTGTCGGGTTCCGCAAACAGCTCATGCAGGAGGCACTGATCCATGACGCCGGAACAACTGCTTGA
- a CDS encoding histidine-type phosphatase: MRRIFLSAALAAVLLCLPSPSPAGDAPAQNARLVKTVILSRHGVRPPTQSPETLASWSSRAWPAWNTPPGHLTERGAALIRAEWEVMRQDLAFDGLLPASECPEKGSVFLYADNEERTLATARAMLEGLAPGCGFEVNAGHARRDPVFHPVKSGFLPSPQLSVQERRELERQIAAVQRSTEKSVAELSSVLGRSPAMCIPGVPSCTLADMPTLLHFPEAGRPESVSLSGGLATASTLAEILLLESLEWPGKAQSLATKIPDPLPQGPGTPVEIKAREIILAPRSDRPGVAVLPPLSRWEAAPMEEGGIIMVNPDTALRLLPVHTKVQSAVQRFPAVAGQEGMPLLVLMAEALAGESPVRAANEAKLVVFSGHDTNMVNIAGLLNLHWNNGPFPADSTPPGSMLALRLWETPQGRMVQASFLCQRLSAFLSTDSAAMRASALHEAPLLLPGAYADTPAGPALPLKDFLLLVRGMAGSELSVRTALLFAAQKN, from the coding sequence ATGCGCCGCATATTCTTGTCCGCCGCTCTCGCGGCCGTTCTTCTCTGCCTTCCCTCTCCCTCCCCCGCCGGCGATGCGCCCGCGCAGAACGCGCGCCTCGTCAAAACCGTAATCCTGAGCCGCCACGGCGTACGCCCGCCCACGCAGTCGCCGGAAACGCTCGCCTCCTGGAGTTCTCGCGCCTGGCCTGCATGGAACACGCCGCCCGGCCATCTTACCGAAAGGGGCGCAGCCCTCATCCGCGCGGAATGGGAGGTCATGCGTCAAGACCTTGCCTTCGACGGGCTTCTGCCCGCCTCGGAATGCCCGGAAAAAGGCAGCGTGTTCCTCTATGCCGACAACGAAGAACGCACCCTTGCCACGGCGCGCGCCATGCTGGAAGGCCTTGCCCCCGGCTGCGGCTTCGAGGTGAATGCCGGCCATGCCCGCCGCGATCCCGTATTTCATCCCGTGAAAAGCGGCTTTCTGCCTTCCCCGCAGCTTTCCGTGCAGGAACGGCGGGAGCTGGAAAGGCAGATTGCCGCCGTACAGAGAAGCACGGAAAAAAGCGTGGCGGAACTTTCCTCCGTACTCGGCAGGAGTCCGGCCATGTGCATACCCGGCGTACCTTCCTGCACGCTTGCGGACATGCCCACCCTTCTGCACTTCCCCGAAGCGGGGCGGCCGGAAAGCGTTTCCCTGAGCGGAGGCCTGGCCACGGCCTCCACCCTTGCGGAAATTCTGCTGCTGGAAAGTCTGGAATGGCCCGGAAAGGCGCAGTCTCTGGCGACGAAGATTCCCGATCCGCTGCCTCAGGGGCCGGGTACGCCGGTGGAAATCAAGGCAAGAGAGATCATTCTCGCCCCGCGTTCCGACAGACCGGGCGTCGCCGTTCTTCCGCCTCTCTCCCGATGGGAGGCCGCCCCCATGGAGGAAGGCGGGATCATCATGGTCAACCCGGATACGGCGCTGCGCCTTCTGCCCGTGCACACGAAGGTGCAGAGCGCCGTGCAGCGATTCCCCGCCGTGGCCGGACAGGAAGGCATGCCCCTGCTCGTTCTCATGGCGGAGGCCCTTGCCGGGGAATCGCCCGTCAGGGCGGCCAACGAGGCGAAGCTTGTCGTGTTTTCCGGGCACGACACCAACATGGTCAATATCGCGGGGCTTCTGAACCTGCACTGGAACAACGGCCCCTTCCCTGCGGACAGCACGCCCCCCGGTTCCATGCTGGCGCTGAGGCTCTGGGAAACGCCGCAGGGCCGTATGGTGCAGGCTTCCTTCCTCTGTCAGCGCCTGAGCGCCTTTTTAAGTACGGACAGCGCAGCCATGCGAGCCTCCGCCCTGCATGAGGCGCCGCTTCTCCTGCCCGGAGCATACGCGGACACTCCCGCAGGCCCGGCCCTGCCTTTGAAGGACTTTCTCCTGCTTGTGCGCGGTATGGCGGGAAGCGAACTTTCCGTAAGGACGGCTCTGCTCTTTGCCGCGCAAAAGAACTGA
- a CDS encoding indole-3-glycerol-phosphate synthase, producing MTGLERFMDAKRREVEELTRQGTEQIRPWNGERPSFSRALEAGGGPLAVIAEYKRASPSRGVICESLEPEDVVRQYREAGAAAVSVLTEERWFHGHISYLARMAAAMEKRGGKRPPLLRKDFLFHPAQVDATLATPASALLLIVRLTPSARTLRDLRERAEKGGMEAVVEVFDEKDLALARESGARIIQVNARDLASLKVDRSACLRLIETCPPERGELWIAASGMGCRADLEQAAQRGFSAALVGSALMEGGRPGEALAELLGKGEVRNAD from the coding sequence ATGACGGGACTGGAACGCTTCATGGATGCCAAGAGGCGGGAGGTGGAGGAACTGACGCGGCAGGGAACGGAGCAGATTCGGCCTTGGAACGGGGAACGCCCCTCCTTTTCCCGCGCTCTGGAGGCGGGCGGCGGGCCGCTCGCCGTGATTGCGGAATACAAGCGCGCCTCGCCCTCGCGCGGGGTGATATGCGAGTCTCTGGAGCCGGAAGACGTGGTACGGCAGTACCGGGAGGCGGGAGCTGCCGCCGTTTCCGTGCTGACGGAGGAGCGCTGGTTCCACGGGCACATTTCCTACCTTGCCCGCATGGCGGCGGCCATGGAGAAGCGCGGGGGAAAAAGGCCGCCTCTTCTGCGCAAGGATTTTCTTTTCCACCCCGCGCAGGTGGACGCCACGCTGGCTACGCCCGCCTCGGCGCTGCTGCTCATCGTGAGGCTCACGCCTTCGGCCCGTACGCTGCGCGACCTGCGCGAAAGGGCGGAGAAGGGCGGCATGGAAGCCGTGGTCGAGGTGTTTGACGAGAAGGATCTCGCCCTTGCGCGCGAAAGCGGGGCCCGCATCATTCAGGTAAACGCGCGCGATCTTGCAAGTCTCAAAGTGGACAGAAGCGCCTGCCTCCGCCTTATCGAAACGTGCCCGCCGGAACGCGGGGAACTCTGGATTGCGGCAAGCGGCATGGGGTGCCGCGCCGACCTTGAGCAGGCCGCGCAGCGGGGCTTTTCCGCCGCGCTTGTAGGTTCGGCCCTCATGGAAGGGGGCAGACCCGGCGAGGCGCTTGCTGAGCTGCTCGGAAAAGGGGAGGTGCGGAATGCGGATTAA